The following are encoded together in the Zingiber officinale cultivar Zhangliang chromosome 8A, Zo_v1.1, whole genome shotgun sequence genome:
- the LOC122008875 gene encoding uncharacterized protein LOC122008875 isoform X2, whose amino-acid sequence MAEPGQLDQASPACKVDADVLLNEPRSFRMDRRSPEAAALRDAVSRKHLDFLGAYSDDVLTVETKDGYLLSIQHVHHGEKNFLRKIAVLMFVLVCT is encoded by the exons ATGGCGGAGCCAGGCCAACTCGATCAAGCGTCTCCGGCGTGCAAGGTGGATGCTGATGTATTATTGAATGAGCCGAGGTCGTTCAGGATGGATCGGAGGTCGCCGGAGGCGGCCGCGCTCAGAGACGCCGTCTCCCGCAAGCACCTAGACTTCCTTGGCGCTTACTCCGACGACGTCCTCACG GTTGAAACTAAAGATGGTTATCTTTTGTCCATTCAACATGTTCATCATGGGGAAAAAAACTTTCTGAGAAAG ATAGCGGTTTTGATGTTTGTGTTGGTATGTACGTAA
- the LOC122008875 gene encoding uncharacterized protein LOC122008875 isoform X3, with protein MAEPGQLDQASPACKVDADVLLNEPRSFRMDRRSPEAAALRDAVSRKHLDFLGAYSDDVLTAFWDWSWQESTQNN; from the exons ATGGCGGAGCCAGGCCAACTCGATCAAGCGTCTCCGGCGTGCAAGGTGGATGCTGATGTATTATTGAATGAGCCGAGGTCGTTCAGGATGGATCGGAGGTCGCCGGAGGCGGCCGCGCTCAGAGACGCCGTCTCCCGCAAGCACCTAGACTTCCTTGGCGCTTACTCCGACGACGTCCTCACG GCATTTTGGGATTGGAGTTGGCAAGAATCGACACAGAACAACTAG
- the LOC122008875 gene encoding uncharacterized protein LOC122008875 isoform X1 has translation MAEPGQLDQASPACKVDADVLLNEPRSFRMDRRSPEAAALRDAVSRKHLDFLGAYSDDVLTVETKDGYLLSIQHVHHGEKNFLRKVWPSSFPPTWSFHILIQIILLTWMSSKFEHLFMLFLYYCSFVFSCDM, from the exons ATGGCGGAGCCAGGCCAACTCGATCAAGCGTCTCCGGCGTGCAAGGTGGATGCTGATGTATTATTGAATGAGCCGAGGTCGTTCAGGATGGATCGGAGGTCGCCGGAGGCGGCCGCGCTCAGAGACGCCGTCTCCCGCAAGCACCTAGACTTCCTTGGCGCTTACTCCGACGACGTCCTCACG GTTGAAACTAAAGATGGTTATCTTTTGTCCATTCAACATGTTCATCATGGGGAAAAAAACTTTCTGAGAAAGGTCTGGCCCTCCAGTTTTCCTCCAACATGGTCTTTTCATATATTAATTCAAATAATCCTTTTGACATGGATGTCTTCCAAATTTGAACATTTGTTCATGCTATTTTTATATTATTGTTCTTTTGTCTTCTCATGTGACATGTGA
- the LOC122010775 gene encoding zinc finger protein ZAT2-like — protein MGAEVMEGGDRFEEKKLIVNGSSRLRIRIKPPREETSAAAAVEAKPVAEQAAAMESSTCPECGKSFPSDKALFGHLRCHPERDYRGAAPPPEAKNKKRSPSPSPPRAPVKWTTAKRGRKAPAFRDRDGGGDDPVAAIAATILIYISAGKRPPRSDFDELDEYLMAVSNCKRIKKARIKDLELASSSTGAARDRRPYACTICFKTFSSHQALGGHRASHNKAAKTSNATNNGEEPENEAATVTEHRCKYCNLSFNSGQALGGHQRRHFNEAAAQHGAHPAAASSPTPPPCTQSNVSASRGSPSPSELENEAAPARHGLLEIDLNEIPCLELEEN, from the coding sequence ATGGGAGCTGAAGTCATGGAAGGCGGCGATCGATTTGAGGAGAAGAAGCTGATTGTGAACGGGAGTAGTCGTCTCCGGATCCGAATCAAGCCCCCGAGAGAAGAGACGTCGGCGGCAGCGGCGGTGGAGGCGAAACCAGTGGCGGAGCAAGCGGCTGCGATGGAGAGCTCGACCTGCCCCGAGTGCGGGAAGAGCTTCCCTTCCGACAAGGCTCTGTTCGGCCACTTGCGATGCCACCCTGAGCGCGACTACCGAGGCGCTGCGCCGCCACCGGAAGCCAAGAATAAGAAGCGATCGCCGTCGCCATCTCCGCCTCGAGCTCCAGTGAAGTGGACGACCGCGAAGAGGGGTCGAAAAGCGCCCGCCTTTAGAGACCGTGACGGAGGCGGCGATGACCCTGTAGCCGCCATCGCCGCCACGATCTTGATTTACATCTCCGCCGGGAAGAGGCCCCCAAGATCCGATTTTGATGAGCTGGATGAGTACTTAATGGCGGTTTCGAACTGCAAGAGGATCAAAAAGGCGAGGATCAAAGATCTGGAGTTAGCAAGCTCCTCGACGGGCGCTGCAAGAGATCGACGGCCATACGCCTGCACCATATGCTTCAAGACCTTCTCTTCCCACCAAGCTTTGGGCGGACACCGAGCCAGCCACAACAAGGCGGCGAAGACCAGCAACGCCACCAACAACGGCGAGGAACCCGAGAACGAGGCGGCCACCGTCACCGAACACCGGTGCAAGTACTGCAACCTGAGCTTCAATAGCGGGCAAGCGCTCGGCGGCCACCAACGCCGTCATTTCAACGAAGCCGCGGCGCAGCACGGCGCCCATCCAGCCGCCGCATCGTCGCCGACGCCGCCGCCTTGCACGCAATCCAACGTGAGCGCCAGCCGGGGATCTCCGTCGCCGTCGGAGCTCGAGAACGAAGCTGCGCCGGCGAGGCACGGCCTGCTGGAGATCGACCTCAATGAAATCCCTTGCCTCGAATTGGAAGAAAACTGA
- the LOC122008877 gene encoding ADP,ATP carrier protein 1, mitochondrial-like, with translation MADQINRPTAVHKVVGRVHLRSSFSQDAQAHNCNLYNPFLYERQFTAANYMNGGFQKPLPAITSVSPVFAHAPSEKGLAGFAIDFLMGGVSAAVSKTAAAPIERVKLLIQNQDEMIKSGRLSEPYKGITDCFGRTIREEGALSLWRGNTANVIRYFPTQALNFAFKDYFRRMFNFKKDRDGYWKWFAGNLASGGAAGASSLFFVYSLDYARTRLANDSKAAKKGGERQFNGLVDVYKKTFQSDGIAGLYRGFNISCVGIIVYRGLYFGMYDSLKPVVLTGKLQDSFFASFALGWLITNGAGLASYPIDTVRRRMMMTSGEAVKYKSSLDAFSQILKNEGAKSLFKGAGANILRAVAGAGVLAGYDKLQLIVFGKKYGSGGA, from the exons ATGGCGGATCAAATTAATCGTCCTACTGCAGTTCATAAAGTTGTGGGTCGAGTCCACCTCAGATCAAGCTTTTCTCAAGATGCACAGGCCCACAACTGCAACTTGTATAACCCTTTTTTGTATGAACGACAATTCACAGCAGCAAATTACATGAATGGAGGGTTTCAGAAACCATTGCCTGCCATCACATCTGTCTCACCTGTGTTTGCCCATGCTCCTTCAGAAAAAGGCCTTGCTGGCTTTGCAATTGACTTCCTTATGGGGGGAGTTTCTGCCGCAGTGTCTAAAACTGCTGCAGCTCCCATTGAACGTGTGAAGCTGCTGATCCAGAATCAGGATGAGATGATCAAGTCTGGTCGCCTCTCTGAACCTTACAAGGGAATTACAGATTGCTTTGGCCGAACAAttagagaagaaggtgctttatCTTTATGGAGAGGAAATACAGCCAATGTTATCCGTTACTTTCCCACTCAG GCCCTGAACTTTGCTTTCAAGGACTACTTCAGGAGGATGTTCAATTTTAAGAAAGACAGAGATGGGTACTGGAAATGGTTTGCTGGAAATCTTGCTTCCGGTGGTGCTGCTGGTGCCTCTTCTTTGTTCTTCGTGTACTCCTTGGACTATGCCCGTACACGTTTGGCAAACGATTCCAAGGCAGCAAAGAAGGGCGGGGAGAGGCAATTCAATGGTCTAGTTGATGTTTACAAGAAGACCTTTCAGTCAGATGGCATTGCTGGACTATACAGAGGGTTTAATATCTCATGTGTGGGTATCATTGTCTACCGTGGACTTTACTTTGGAATGTATGATTCTCTGAAACCAGTCGTCCTTACTGGAAAGTTACAG GATAGTTTCTTTGCAAGCTTTGCACTGGGTTGGCTCATCACCAATGGTGCCGGCCTTGCTTCATATCCCATTGACACAGTCAGAAGAAGAATGATGATGACCTCTGGAGAAGCAGTCAAGTATAAGAGCTCCTTGGATGCCTTCTCCCAAATATTGAAGAACGAGGGCGCAAAGTCCCTGTTCAAGGGTGCTGGCGCAAACATTCTCCGTGCCGTCGCCGGTGCTGGTGTGCTTGCTGGTTACGACAAACTGCAGCTGATTGTTTTCGGAAAGAAGTACGGCTCTGGTGGCGCATAA